A window of the Archocentrus centrarchus isolate MPI-CPG fArcCen1 chromosome 17, fArcCen1, whole genome shotgun sequence genome harbors these coding sequences:
- the LOC115796441 gene encoding zinc finger and SCAN domain-containing protein 2-like has product MSSIPYLRELINERLTAAAEEIFTEIEKTIVQYEEEIDRQRRLLDITRKPEIKLHTADFQQQHVFKDEADLTDQPLQPSLHQKESESLQIKQEQEELCSSQGEEQHVLKQEIYTHLLFPTYKESEHNEPEPNSDQLLSHSCPETESHNQKESKNIDSGSIRNTNRNHSNDAEDYLLSEGHYKTDTGQKSFKCDICGKTFKKRSQIKEHYRIHTGEKPHSCKICEKCFAHRSNLLRHMRIHTKEKLHSCQTCGKSFSQTSHLLVHMRIHTGEKPYPCKTCGKKFTRSSNLLEHIRTHTGEKPFHCKRCGKMFTRSSNLLEHMKTHTGEKPYPCNTCGKKFTFSSHLLVHIRTHTGEKPYHCKMCGKMFTRNSVLLRHMKTHTGEKL; this is encoded by the exons ATGTCTTCAATTCCGTATCTGAGAGAGCTTATTAACGAGCGactaactgctgctgctgaagaaatTTTCACAGAGATTGAAAAAACGATCGTCCAGTACGAGGAAGAGATCGACCGTCAGCGTAGACTGCTGGATATCACCCGGAAACCCGAAATAAAGTTGCACACAGCAG acTTCCAACAGCAGCATGTCTTTAAGGACGAGGCAGATCTCACTGACCAACCACTCCAGCCTAGTCTGCATCAGAAGGAATCAGAGTCTCTACAGATTaaacaggaacaggaggaaCTCTGCAGCAGTCAAGGGGAAGAGCAGCATGTACTGAAGCAGGAGATTTATACCCATTTGTTGTTTCCTACTTATAAGGAAAGTGAGCACAATGAACCAGAACCAAACAGTGACCAGCTCCTCTCTCACAGCTGTCCTGAAACTGAAAGCCACAAtcaaaaagaaagcaagaatATAGATTCAGGGTCAATtagaaatacaaacagaaatcacagtAATGATGCAGAAGACTATCTCCTGTCAGAGGGTCATTACAAAACTGACACAGGTCAAAAATCTTTCAAATGTGATATTTGTGGAAAAACCTTTAAGAAAAGGTCCCAAATAAAAGAGCATTATAGAATCCACACTGGTGAGAAGCCACATTCTTGTAAAATATGTGAGAAATGTTTTGCTCATAGGAGCAATTTGTTGCGCCACATGAGAATCCACACAAAAGAGAAGTTACACTCTTGCCAAACATGTGGAAAATCATTCAGTCAAACTAGTCATCTGTTGGTCCATATGAGaatccacacaggtgagaaaccatATCCTTGTAAAACATGTGGTAAAAAGTTCACACGAAGTAGTAATCTGTTGGAGCACATAAGaactcacacaggtgagaaaccatTTCATTGTAAAAGATGTGGTAAAATGTTCACACGAAGTAGTAATTTGTTGGAGCACATGAAAACTCACACGGGTGAGAAGCCATATCCTTGTAACACATGCGGGAAAAAGTTCACATTTAGTAGTCATTTGTTGGTGCACATAAGAACTCACACAGGCGAGAAGCCATATCATTGTAAAATGTGTGGGAAAATGTTTACACGTAATAGTGTTTTGTTGCGCCACATGAAaactcacacaggtgagaagttatag